A portion of the Canis lupus baileyi chromosome 6, mCanLup2.hap1, whole genome shotgun sequence genome contains these proteins:
- the CHST9 gene encoding carbohydrate sulfotransferase 9 isoform X4, producing the protein MKFLASSYKAVTREKIQEQITDQDPKFHLTEDPKEEKENLQLNSESPPGVLRQTSHSQGDQALGKITGPPTIKLIERHQGTRTVFKKFREMKWPLDIHPLNKSLVKDNKWKETDVAQETRRSFLQEFCKKYGGVSRPQSHLFHMVSRIYVEDKHKILYCEVPKAGCSNWKRILMVLSGLASSAYNISHDAVHYGKHLKKLDSFDLKGIYTRLNTYTKAVFVRDPMERLVSAFRDKFEHPNSYYHPVFGKAIIKKYRPNACEEALNNGSGVKFKEFVHYLLDSHRPVGMDIHWEKVSKLCYPCLINYDFVGKFETLEEDANYFLQLVGAPKELKFPNFKDRHSSDERTNAQVVRQYLKDLTRTERQLIYDFYYLDYLMFNYTTPFL; encoded by the coding sequence GACCCCAAGTTCCACTTAACTGAGGAtcccaaggaagaaaaagaaaatcttcagctCAACTCAGAGAGCCCACCTGGGGTCTTAAGGCAGACCAGCCACTCACAAGGAGATCAAGCTTTGGGTAAGATCACAGGGCCACCAACAATTAAGCTGATTGAAAGACATCAAGGAACTAGGACTGTTTTTAAGAAGTTCAGAGAAATGAAGTGGCCATTGGACATTCACCCTTTAAACAAAAGTTTAGTCAAAGACAACAAATGGAAGGAAACAGATGTGGCCCAGGAGACACGCAGGTCTTTCCTTCAGGAGTTTTGCAAGAAATATGGTGGGGTGAGTCGTCCTCAATCACATCTTTTTCATATGGTATCCAGGATCTATGTGGAAGATAAACACAAAATCTTATATTGTGAAGTACCCAAGGCTGGCTGCTCCAACTGGAAGAGAATTCTGATGGTACTAAGTGGGTTGGCTTCCTCTGCATACAATATCTCCCATGATGCTGTTCACTACGGGAAGCATTTGAAAAAACTAGATAGCTTTGACTTAAAAGGGATATATACTCGTTTGAATACCTACACCAAAGCTGTTTTTGTTCGTGATCCCATGGAAAGATTAGTGTCGGCATTTAGGGACAAATTTGAACACCCCAATAGCTACTACCATCCGGTATTTGGGAAGGCAATTATAAAGAAATATCGGCCAAATGCCTGTGAAGAAGCATTAAATAATGGATCTGGAGTCAAATTCAAAGAGTTTGTCCACTATTTGCTGGATTCCCACCGTCCAGTAGGAATGGACATTCACTGGGAAAAGGTCAGCAAACTCTGCTATCCTTGTTTGATCAACTATGACTTTGTAGGGAAATTCGAAACTTTGGAAGAAGATGCCAATTACTTTTTACAGCTTGTTGGCGCTCCGAAAGAGCTGAAATTTCCAAACTTTAAGGATAGGCACTCTTCTGATGAAAGAACCAATGCTCAGGTTGTGAGACAATATTTAAAGGATCTGACTAGAACTGAGAGACAATTAATCTATGACTTTTATTACTTGGACTATTTGATGTTTAATTATACAACTCCATTTTTGTAG